A part of Perca fluviatilis chromosome 15, GENO_Pfluv_1.0, whole genome shotgun sequence genomic DNA contains:
- the arl5c gene encoding putative ADP-ribosylation factor-like protein 5C, which produces MGFLLTKMMAVFGDREHKVIIVGLDNAGKTTILYQFLTKEAVHTSPTIGSNVEEITVGKTNFMVWDIGGQESLRASWYSYYGNTEIVILVVDSTDRERLNLTKKELHRMLAHEDLQNAAVLILANKQDVKGSMTAAEISQCLTLDSISSHSWHVQACCALTGEGLPASLDWMKSRVIAN; this is translated from the exons AGCACAAAGTCATCATTGTGGGTTTGGACAATGCTGGGAAGACAACCATCCTCTATCAGTT tctgACGAAGGAAGCCGTCCACACATCCCCAACCATCGGCAGCAACGTTGAGGAGATCACCGTAGGTAAAACAAACTTCATGGTTTGGGATATCGGAGGACAGGAGAGCCTTCGAGCCAGCTGGTACTCATACTACGGCAACACAGAG ATTGTCATTTTGGTTGTGGACAGCACCGACCGTGAACGTCTCAATCTCACCAAAAAGGAACTGCACCGAATGCTCGCACATGAG gaccTACAGAATGCAGCCGTTCTTATTTTGGCTAACAAACAGGATGTGAAAGGCTCGATGACAGCGGCAGAGATCTCCCAGTGCCTCACACTCGACTCAATCTCATCACACTCATGGCATGTTCAAGCCTGCTGTGCCCTGACAGGAGAGGG TCTACCTGCCAGTCTGGACTGGATGAAGTCACGGGTTATTGCAAACTAG